The Halobellus sp. MBLA0158 genome includes the window GAAGCACTGGCGCATCTGGCCGAGAGCCGCAAGCAGCGGGAGCAGGGCGAGACGGTATCGCAGGACGACGTGAAGGACCGGCTAGGCATCGATGACTGAGGTCGAGTGGACACCGAAAGCACTCGATTTGCTGGAGGGACTCGAATCGGAAGCGCAAGAGCGGTTGGTGAAGAAACTCGACGAGGCGAAAGACTGGACCTCCCACCGACTCGAAAAGCTCACCGGCTACCCGTACTACAAGCTTCGTGCCGGTGACTACCGTGCGATCATCACGTGGGACCGAGACGAGGATGTCCTCATCGTCGAGGCGGTCGGGCATCGGCGGAATATCTACGACCGTCACCTCCCACCGTAACTCACGCTGTCTGCAGACCTGCTCGGGTCGGTGACGAACTGGATCTGAGATTCAAGTACGATTCCGCTCGGTAGTGTTTATTGCCCCCGAGAGGGACGCGGGGGAAGCCAGTCCCCGTTACCGAGCCATGACCGATTCAGAGTACCCCTGGCGAGACGAATCGCTCCTCTACGAACTCTACTGGGAACAGGAGCTGAGTACGAACGAGATCGCAGA containing:
- a CDS encoding type II toxin-antitoxin system RelE family toxin; amino-acid sequence: MTEVEWTPKALDLLEGLESEAQERLVKKLDEAKDWTSHRLEKLTGYPYYKLRAGDYRAIITWDRDEDVLIVEAVGHRRNIYDRHLPP